A DNA window from Ornithobacterium rhinotracheale DSM 15997 contains the following coding sequences:
- a CDS encoding prephenate dehydrogenase: MKLAIIGVGLIGGSLALKSKKLNLFSEIIGIDKNPEHLDQALSLGIIDRQADLKQGVQVADVVMIAVPVEATISVLPQVLDYVDNQCVFDVASTKESIIHSIENHPKRKNYVASHPMWGTENSGPSAATENAFEGRSLVLCDTQNSSPEKVEYIKKLYESLGMNVIYMDAKEHDVHTAYVSHISHVTSYALANTVLEKEKQEDTIFQLASSGFSSTVRLAKSHAAMWLPIFKHNRENVLDVLDEHISQLEQFRKDLILENYDKVEDFILNANRIRGVLEEKKQKH; this comes from the coding sequence ATGAAATTAGCCATCATAGGCGTGGGGCTCATTGGAGGCTCACTCGCTTTAAAAAGTAAAAAACTAAACCTATTTTCGGAAATTATAGGGATTGACAAAAATCCTGAACATTTAGACCAAGCTTTATCATTAGGCATCATCGATCGCCAAGCTGATTTAAAGCAAGGAGTGCAAGTAGCCGATGTGGTGATGATTGCCGTGCCCGTGGAAGCGACCATAAGTGTCCTGCCACAAGTTTTGGATTATGTAGATAACCAATGCGTGTTTGATGTCGCATCGACCAAAGAGAGCATTATTCACAGCATTGAAAACCACCCAAAACGCAAAAATTATGTTGCATCGCACCCAATGTGGGGTACCGAAAACAGCGGACCTTCCGCCGCGACTGAAAACGCATTTGAAGGACGCTCTCTCGTACTCTGCGACACTCAAAACTCTTCGCCAGAAAAAGTAGAATACATCAAAAAACTCTACGAATCGCTAGGCATGAATGTAATCTACATGGATGCCAAAGAACACGATGTGCACACTGCTTATGTGAGCCACATTTCGCATGTAACATCGTATGCTCTAGCCAATACCGTTCTGGAAAAAGAAAAACAGGAAGATACGATTTTCCAATTAGCGAGTTCAGGTTTTTCGAGCACGGTGCGTTTGGCAAAATCTCACGCAGCCATGTGGTTACCCATCTTTAAACACAATAGAGAAAATGTGCTCGATGTCCTTGACGAACACATCAGTCAGCTTGAGCAGTTTAGAAAAGATTTAATTCTTGAAAACTACGACAAAGTAGAAGATTTTATTTTAAATGCCAATCGCATACGCGGCGTACTGGAAGAAAAAAAACAAAAGCACTAA
- a CDS encoding polyprenol monophosphomannose synthase — protein MKKLVIIPTYNEKENIEKIVRATLALPQDFDVLVVDDSSPDGTVEIVKNLIELFPNRVFLEVRKVKDGLGRAYVHGFKWALANGYDYIFEMDADFSHNPNDLPKLLKACEEGADMSVGSRYSQGVNVVNWPMHRVLLSYFASKYVRLITQLPLHDTTAGFVCYTRKALESLDLNKIEFKGYGFQIEMKYKIWKKGLKIVEVPIIFTDRTLGESKISNSIIKEGFFGVIKLKYKSLTGKIK, from the coding sequence ATAAAGAAATTAGTCATAATCCCTACCTACAACGAGAAGGAAAACATCGAAAAAATCGTGCGTGCAACACTCGCATTGCCACAAGATTTCGATGTTTTGGTTGTAGATGATTCTTCGCCAGACGGAACCGTGGAGATTGTAAAAAACTTGATTGAGCTTTTTCCCAATCGTGTTTTTCTAGAAGTGAGAAAGGTTAAAGACGGGCTAGGGCGTGCCTATGTTCACGGATTCAAGTGGGCGCTAGCCAATGGCTACGATTATATATTTGAAATGGATGCCGATTTCTCGCACAATCCAAACGACTTGCCTAAATTGCTAAAGGCTTGCGAAGAGGGAGCCGATATGTCTGTAGGCTCACGCTACTCACAAGGAGTGAATGTAGTAAACTGGCCTATGCATCGCGTATTATTATCCTATTTTGCGTCTAAATATGTGCGTTTAATCACACAACTGCCTTTGCACGACACCACTGCGGGATTTGTGTGCTACACGCGCAAAGCACTTGAAAGCCTAGATTTAAACAAAATTGAATTTAAAGGCTACGGCTTCCAAATTGAAATGAAATATAAAATCTGGAAAAAAGGATTAAAAATCGTGGAAGTGCCAATTATTTTCACCGATCGCACTTTGGGCGAATCCAAAATAAGCAATTCCATTATTAAAGAAGGATTCTTTGGCGTAATAAAACTAAAATATAAATCTTTAACTGGAAAAATTAAGTAA
- a CDS encoding rolling circle replication-associated protein — protein sequence MRQYQEVNNYYLCEKVQLRPTSLLHYSYVMDLRNYEVGHTPTLRQNLNKEKTELDELNALDDISEFGSIVKYAEKCVELYKEKQQEVYNEKGHVLKDLGTLSDTQVRNIKKYAILFADATKSNKDKYLSFVTLTLPSAQKHHDRVLRKILAKYLDHLKKVYGLKNYLWKAETQKNGNIHFHVLIDTQIPREDIQRIWNQYINKYGYVDRYSEKMNRLTAKEYMAKYSKNYKSEKDCILAYQRNKKMGWSNPPSTKIETPKSKRNIVAYVVKYLLKQEENKRPVIGAVWGASNKVKKLNYLNFEVSSYLEELNHLRGKLEYVPTAIQFVELYKGKVYQMIRKGYKKLNEHLKIYNKAIRQLLDTDLSINLDQLIQLIYEKQYTELANN from the coding sequence ATGCGACAATATCAAGAGGTTAATAATTATTATTTGTGTGAAAAGGTTCAGCTTAGACCTACTAGCCTATTGCATTATAGTTATGTGATGGATTTACGAAATTATGAAGTAGGCCATACTCCTACTTTACGCCAAAATCTAAACAAGGAAAAAACAGAATTAGATGAGTTAAACGCACTAGATGATATTTCAGAGTTTGGTTCAATTGTTAAATATGCTGAAAAGTGTGTTGAGTTGTATAAGGAGAAACAACAAGAAGTGTATAATGAGAAAGGGCATGTTTTAAAGGATTTAGGAACGCTCTCGGATACTCAAGTAAGGAATATAAAGAAGTATGCTATTTTATTCGCTGACGCAACGAAATCAAACAAGGACAAATATTTATCTTTTGTAACCTTGACCTTGCCCAGTGCCCAAAAGCACCATGATAGAGTGTTGCGTAAAATACTTGCTAAGTATCTTGACCATTTAAAAAAGGTCTATGGTTTAAAAAATTATCTCTGGAAAGCGGAGACGCAGAAGAATGGAAATATTCATTTTCATGTTTTGATTGATACGCAAATCCCTCGTGAGGATATTCAGCGCATATGGAACCAGTATATAAATAAATATGGTTATGTTGATAGATATTCTGAAAAGATGAACCGCTTAACGGCTAAAGAATATATGGCTAAGTATTCAAAAAATTATAAATCAGAAAAAGACTGCATACTAGCTTACCAGCGTAATAAAAAAATGGGTTGGAGCAATCCCCCAAGTACTAAAATTGAAACGCCAAAGAGTAAACGAAATATAGTTGCGTATGTGGTGAAATATCTATTAAAGCAAGAAGAAAATAAACGCCCAGTAATTGGTGCGGTGTGGGGCGCATCAAATAAGGTAAAAAAACTCAATTATTTAAATTTTGAAGTTAGCAGTTATTTAGAGGAGTTAAACCACTTGCGGGGAAAATTGGAGTATGTGCCTACTGCTATTCAATTTGTAGAGTTGTATAAAGGTAAAGTATATCAGATGATCCGCAAGGGATATAAAAAATTAAACGAGCATTTAAAAATTTATAATAAAGCCATAAGACAGTTATTAGATACCGATTTGAGTATAAATTTAGACCAGTTAATCCAATTAATTTATGAAAAACAATACACAGAACTTGCAAATAATTAG
- a CDS encoding outer membrane beta-barrel protein — translation MKYFISSIFCLLSISNLYGQENKNSYFIELGANSSHLFAFSDISSLQLLSGNKLGYYVGVGKIYGMSKQWDISVLAKLSETGGKIENTTYFIKQKFNKDIEKYRNATIKVSLYRLSSDINLNYNIDKTSIYTGLQPSILFFGVYKELSTTSDDGDVPGGGGSGGGIPNDDEVSRIRKNINIFQLRYQIGVKYKLSSKYSVNLSYYTDLINNLSLYVPEIKNEIRFRQSTVQLGIIRFF, via the coding sequence ATGAAATATTTTATCTCTAGCATATTTTGTCTACTATCGATCTCTAATCTCTACGGGCAGGAAAATAAGAATAGCTACTTCATAGAATTGGGGGCAAATAGCTCTCATCTTTTTGCTTTTAGCGACATTTCTTCCCTTCAGCTCCTATCTGGTAATAAACTAGGCTACTATGTAGGAGTAGGTAAAATTTATGGAATGTCTAAGCAATGGGACATTTCTGTCCTGGCAAAACTTTCTGAAACAGGCGGAAAAATTGAGAATACCACTTATTTTATCAAGCAAAAGTTTAACAAAGACATAGAAAAATACAGAAACGCCACTATAAAGGTGAGTTTATATCGCTTAAGCTCAGACATTAATTTAAATTACAATATAGACAAAACCTCTATCTATACAGGGTTGCAGCCCTCTATATTATTCTTTGGAGTCTACAAAGAACTAAGCACAACCTCCGACGATGGTGATGTTCCTGGAGGAGGTGGCAGCGGTGGGGGCATTCCAAATGATGACGAAGTTTCCCGTATTCGCAAAAATATCAATATCTTTCAGCTTAGGTATCAAATTGGGGTTAAGTATAAATTATCTAGCAAATACTCCGTAAACTTGTCATACTACACAGACCTCATCAATAATTTAAGCCTATATGTCCCAGAAATTAAGAACGAGATACGATTTAGACAATCCACCGTTCAATTGGGGATTATTCGATTTTTCTGA
- a CDS encoding DUF4271 domain-containing protein: MEGNLRLVENKDGIFLLLMAICILLMFTRWAFRKYYDDLGTLEKFSEKKDNFFILSGIYIVVFSTLVGLFLLPFVVRWCVWQDYHSYTQLLFLVLIIIGFVLFKALVNTLIFTTVGYAEILRNFFISRSYFGIFTTLGLVAFSFLYYFSKIDTRILTYVILGFLGVMFFIKLISFYLRSSKEYKFPIYYIILYLCALEILPFVIVCKFILLES; encoded by the coding sequence GTGGAAGGAAATTTAAGATTAGTAGAAAACAAAGACGGGATTTTTCTCCTGCTGATGGCTATATGCATTTTGCTTATGTTTACGCGATGGGCTTTCAGAAAATATTACGACGATTTGGGGACGCTGGAGAAATTTAGTGAGAAAAAAGACAATTTCTTTATCCTTAGTGGTATTTACATTGTAGTTTTCTCCACTCTTGTGGGCTTGTTTTTGTTGCCTTTTGTGGTGCGTTGGTGCGTTTGGCAAGATTATCATAGCTACACGCAGTTGCTTTTTTTGGTATTAATTATCATCGGATTTGTCCTGTTTAAGGCACTTGTCAATACATTAATCTTCACAACGGTGGGCTATGCCGAGATTTTACGAAATTTCTTTATTTCCCGTTCTTATTTTGGGATTTTTACAACATTGGGGCTTGTAGCATTCAGTTTTTTGTATTATTTCTCAAAAATCGACACGCGTATTTTGACTTATGTGATTTTAGGCTTTTTAGGCGTCATGTTTTTTATTAAGTTGATTTCCTTTTATTTAAGAAGTAGTAAAGAATATAAATTCCCAATTTACTATATTATTTTGTACCTTTGCGCCCTTGAAATATTACCTTTCGTCATCGTGTGCAAGTTTATCTTGCTCGAAAGCTAA
- a CDS encoding uroporphyrinogen-III synthase: MNIKSILVSQPKPNSEGSPYLTLEKDLGIKVDFQPFIKVEGLTAKDLRQQKIDLSKFTGIVLTSKNSVDHFFRVAEEMRFHVPDAMKYYCQSEAVAFYLQKYIVYRKRKVYIGGKTFADLKPTLKKLKKEKLLLPSSNILKPDVPALMDELGLDWKRGIMYQTVSCDLSDKNVKDYDILVFFSPLGIKSLFESFPDYKQGKQVIAVFGKSTITEAEKNGLEVNIKVPTPETPSMTMALENYIKKANQ, translated from the coding sequence ATGAATATAAAATCCATCCTTGTATCTCAGCCCAAGCCTAACTCGGAAGGGTCTCCGTATCTTACGCTTGAAAAAGACTTAGGAATTAAGGTAGATTTTCAGCCATTTATCAAGGTTGAGGGGCTTACTGCTAAAGATTTAAGACAGCAGAAAATAGATTTAAGTAAATTTACAGGTATTGTGCTTACAAGCAAAAATTCTGTAGATCACTTCTTCAGAGTGGCAGAAGAGATGCGTTTCCATGTGCCAGATGCGATGAAGTATTATTGCCAGAGCGAGGCGGTCGCATTTTACTTGCAAAAATACATCGTTTATAGAAAGAGAAAAGTATATATCGGAGGGAAAACCTTTGCAGATTTAAAACCGACTTTAAAAAAACTTAAAAAGGAAAAATTACTCCTGCCGTCGTCTAATATCTTAAAGCCAGATGTTCCTGCATTGATGGATGAGTTAGGGCTGGATTGGAAGCGTGGTATCATGTACCAAACGGTGAGTTGTGATTTGTCTGACAAAAATGTGAAGGATTACGATATTTTAGTATTCTTTAGTCCGTTGGGGATTAAATCGTTGTTTGAGAGTTTTCCAGACTACAAGCAAGGAAAACAAGTAATTGCTGTGTTTGGGAAATCTACCATTACCGAGGCAGAGAAAAATGGACTAGAGGTGAATATTAAAGTGCCTACGCCAGAAACCCCCTCTATGACTATGGCACTGGAAAACTATATTAAAAAAGCAAATCAATAA
- a CDS encoding IS30 family transposase yields the protein MARTFKHLDLHDRAMIEAYLNAGWSISKIARELKRDKSTISRELKRNRTKKHGYKAKTAQTLYSEKKERFLRYRRFTKEVEKRVRQFLYKRYSPLQIVGYCKSLGLEMVSVERIYQYIRADKLKGGNLYKYCRHALKKRKAQVSKFVGKIKNRTSIEERPQVVNDRKEFGHWEGDLVEGKNHKGFLLTLTERVSRFLFIRYIPNKSADVVANAMNDVLLPYKKVVKSITLDNGLEFSNHEIMAKKLQAKIYFTNPYSSWQKGQIEHMNKLIRQYVKKGSAITKSTANKLKAVQKEINDRPFKVLNFCKPRDVFYTFVENVAFSA from the coding sequence ATGGCACGGACATTTAAGCATTTAGACTTGCACGATAGAGCAATGATAGAGGCGTATTTAAATGCGGGTTGGTCTATTTCAAAAATAGCTCGTGAACTGAAAAGGGATAAATCTACGATAAGCAGGGAGTTAAAGAGGAACCGAACGAAGAAACACGGATATAAAGCAAAGACAGCACAGACGCTCTATTCTGAAAAGAAAGAGCGTTTTTTGCGTTATAGACGTTTTACCAAAGAGGTTGAGAAAAGAGTAAGACAATTTCTGTATAAAAGATATTCACCGCTCCAAATAGTCGGTTATTGTAAAAGCCTGGGGCTTGAAATGGTATCAGTAGAAAGAATTTACCAATATATAAGGGCTGATAAATTGAAAGGAGGTAATCTGTACAAGTATTGCCGTCATGCACTAAAAAAGAGAAAGGCACAAGTGTCGAAATTTGTTGGGAAGATAAAGAACCGCACTAGTATAGAAGAACGCCCGCAAGTGGTTAATGATAGAAAAGAGTTCGGACACTGGGAGGGTGATTTAGTAGAGGGCAAAAATCATAAGGGTTTTTTATTAACACTTACAGAAAGAGTATCAAGGTTTTTATTTATTAGATATATACCTAATAAAAGTGCAGATGTTGTGGCAAATGCGATGAATGATGTGTTACTTCCATATAAAAAAGTGGTCAAATCTATAACGCTTGATAATGGTTTAGAGTTTTCAAATCATGAGATTATGGCAAAGAAACTGCAAGCAAAGATTTATTTTACAAATCCATACTCTAGTTGGCAAAAAGGACAAATTGAGCACATGAACAAACTTATTAGACAATATGTAAAAAAAGGTTCAGCAATCACAAAAAGTACCGCTAACAAGCTGAAAGCGGTACAAAAAGAGATAAACGACAGACCTTTTAAAGTGTTAAATTTTTGCAAGCCTCGTGATGTTTTTTATACATTTGTGGAAAATGTTGCATTTAGTGCTTGA
- a CDS encoding porin family protein encodes MKKILLLGAMALFGFANAQVNYGFKAGYNLSNLSVQSPISSAKLLLGNKSGFNVGAFVEYGLGNNLSLQGELAYSNVGGRLKYDNNLNAAESAQLAETLEIDLESFSQVKDAKAVVSLGQISVPVSLKYQLNEKVALLGGFSVNFKAGLKTKLEASGKDIKTDLEKQAKVNFDEVAKKELASTNFGLHLGGEYNINNNIFVDARYNFGLSSLNKNYTDFAKLRQRYLQIGLGYKF; translated from the coding sequence ATGAAAAAGATTTTATTATTAGGTGCTATGGCACTTTTTGGTTTTGCTAACGCACAGGTAAATTACGGTTTCAAAGCAGGGTACAACTTATCTAACTTGAGTGTACAAAGTCCTATTTCTAGCGCAAAATTACTTTTGGGCAACAAATCAGGATTCAATGTAGGTGCTTTTGTTGAATATGGGTTAGGAAACAACTTAAGCTTACAAGGCGAACTTGCTTACAGCAATGTAGGAGGAAGACTAAAGTATGACAACAACTTAAATGCTGCCGAATCAGCTCAACTTGCTGAAACCCTTGAAATTGACCTAGAAAGCTTTTCTCAAGTAAAAGATGCTAAGGCTGTTGTTTCTTTAGGACAAATTTCTGTACCTGTTTCTTTGAAATATCAATTGAACGAAAAAGTAGCTTTATTGGGAGGTTTCTCTGTTAATTTCAAAGCTGGTTTAAAAACTAAATTAGAAGCTAGCGGAAAAGACATTAAAACTGATCTAGAAAAACAAGCAAAAGTTAATTTTGACGAAGTTGCAAAAAAAGAATTGGCTTCTACAAACTTTGGATTGCACCTAGGTGGGGAGTACAACATCAACAACAATATTTTTGTTGATGCTAGATACAACTTCGGTCTTTCTTCTTTAAACAAGAATTACACAGACTTTGCTAAGCTTAGACAAAGATATTTACAAATCGGTTTAGGATATAAATTCTAA
- a CDS encoding DUF4296 domain-containing protein produces the protein MKKLIFAIFSLMILACNHGIEKPDNLVDRDTFKSILTQMYLYKQAPTVSVARDIDFNIINATILANHHVSAEDFKNSLEYYMVDRGQYEEILKEIQDSIHNQIDRPTEEESVPAVDKKTIAPNE, from the coding sequence ATGAAAAAATTAATTTTCGCTATTTTTTCGTTGATGATTTTGGCGTGCAACCACGGAATCGAAAAACCCGACAATTTGGTAGACAGGGATACTTTCAAAAGCATTCTCACCCAAATGTATCTTTACAAGCAGGCACCTACGGTGTCTGTGGCTCGGGACATAGATTTTAATATAATCAACGCAACGATTCTTGCCAATCACCATGTTTCTGCCGAGGATTTCAAAAACTCCCTTGAATATTACATGGTAGATCGCGGACAATACGAAGAGATTTTAAAAGAAATTCAAGACTCTATCCACAACCAAATCGACAGACCTACCGAGGAAGAATCTGTTCCTGCTGTGGATAAAAAAACTATAGCACCTAACGAATGA
- a CDS encoding XAC2610-related protein, with product MKKILLSFGLCLAVTAGYAQILEDLSTYSSYIVKNGERIYFEDSIHYKCPPIFDKMRLIDVNFDGTKDLVIPREECAFAYVVTPSPYIYVATKSGKLIYSEELSGLGGEVYIDPVSKRIFAYDRYSAAGWYWSIYKVVPKKGLVLLDEFMDAGFLHDDDPEPIVKELKYKEMELPKTAILLNSNE from the coding sequence ATGAAAAAAATCTTACTATCATTTGGACTATGTTTAGCCGTAACCGCTGGATATGCACAGATTCTTGAAGACCTTTCTACTTATTCGTCTTATATTGTTAAAAATGGAGAAAGGATTTATTTTGAAGATTCTATACATTATAAATGTCCGCCTATTTTTGATAAAATGAGGTTGATTGATGTTAATTTTGATGGCACAAAAGATTTAGTAATACCGCGTGAAGAGTGTGCATTTGCTTATGTAGTAACGCCATCTCCTTATATTTATGTTGCTACAAAGTCGGGTAAATTAATATATTCAGAAGAGTTATCAGGTTTGGGTGGAGAGGTTTATATTGATCCTGTTTCTAAAAGAATATTTGCATATGATCGTTATAGTGCGGCGGGTTGGTATTGGAGTATTTATAAAGTAGTACCTAAAAAAGGCTTAGTTTTGTTAGATGAATTTATGGATGCAGGTTTTTTACATGATGATGACCCAGAGCCTATTGTTAAGGAATTGAAATATAAGGAAATGGAATTACCTAAAACTGCTATTTTATTAAATTCGAATGAATAA
- a CDS encoding helix-turn-helix domain-containing protein, which translates to MTQEKALDILKSGRNVFLTGSAGTGKTYTLNKYIEYLKSHKIPVAITASTGIAATHLNGMTVHSWSGIGIKSHIETAHLQKLKERKYMRDKMKDVRVLIIDEISMLHKNRLNAVNDVLQYFKDNPLPFGGVQVVFSGDFFQLPPIGENREKARDKFCFMSEAWVNAKPYICYLTEQYRQSNNPLNQLLNEMRAGEVSPISYDVVNQKIQETMYSDVDRFPHLYTHNVDVDKINEQKLKLLEAIPQKFKATAKGSPSLIEVMKTNILAPYEFELKEGAEVMFVKNNFEKGFSNGTLGIVKEFSEDGYPIVETKDGNLIVAEPEEWKVEDENGKTLASITQIPLRLAWAITVHKSQGMTLDEACIDLRKTFEKGQGYVALSRLRDLEGLTLLGVNEVAMQLDELAFKADKRFLELSDWADDTFSTEDLKREHIPFIVKCGGQIEPVKVLSQTETKEKGKKSTLIITKEMLEEGMSPEEIAKKRDLTESTIYGHLNKLKTQFPELNFSSYIACDPHIVDRVRNLVDNLNFEDGEIRLKPIYDTLKEEIPYSEIRKALLLV; encoded by the coding sequence TTGACGCAAGAAAAAGCATTAGACATATTAAAATCTGGGCGAAATGTTTTCCTTACAGGTTCTGCTGGTACGGGAAAGACTTATACCCTCAACAAATACATCGAATATTTAAAATCTCATAAAATCCCTGTCGCCATCACGGCAAGCACGGGAATTGCCGCCACACACCTCAATGGAATGACGGTGCATTCTTGGAGCGGAATCGGCATTAAAAGCCACATAGAAACCGCTCACCTGCAAAAGTTGAAGGAACGAAAGTACATGAGGGACAAGATGAAAGATGTACGCGTCTTGATCATAGATGAGATTTCCATGTTGCACAAAAATAGACTGAACGCCGTAAACGATGTTTTGCAGTATTTCAAAGACAATCCCCTGCCATTTGGAGGCGTTCAAGTTGTTTTTTCTGGCGATTTCTTTCAGCTCCCTCCCATTGGCGAAAACAGGGAAAAAGCTAGAGATAAATTCTGTTTCATGTCCGAAGCTTGGGTGAATGCCAAGCCCTACATTTGCTACTTAACAGAGCAATATCGACAAAGCAATAATCCGCTCAATCAATTGCTCAACGAAATGCGAGCTGGCGAGGTGAGCCCTATTTCCTACGATGTCGTCAATCAAAAAATTCAGGAAACCATGTACTCCGATGTAGATCGGTTTCCTCACCTCTACACACACAATGTAGATGTTGATAAAATCAACGAACAAAAACTAAAATTACTAGAAGCTATTCCGCAAAAGTTTAAAGCCACAGCCAAAGGAAGCCCTTCTCTTATCGAAGTAATGAAAACAAACATTCTTGCCCCTTATGAATTTGAGCTAAAGGAAGGAGCCGAGGTCATGTTTGTGAAAAACAATTTTGAAAAAGGATTCTCCAACGGAACCTTAGGCATAGTGAAAGAATTTTCCGAAGACGGATACCCCATTGTAGAAACCAAAGATGGAAACTTGATTGTAGCAGAACCAGAAGAATGGAAAGTGGAGGACGAAAATGGTAAAACTTTAGCCTCCATCACCCAAATTCCTCTGCGTTTAGCATGGGCAATCACTGTGCACAAAAGTCAAGGTATGACATTGGACGAAGCCTGCATAGATTTGCGCAAAACTTTTGAAAAAGGGCAAGGCTATGTCGCACTATCTCGATTGAGAGACCTAGAAGGGCTCACGCTGCTAGGCGTGAACGAAGTAGCTATGCAGCTCGACGAATTGGCATTCAAAGCAGATAAACGCTTTCTAGAACTCTCGGACTGGGCAGACGACACCTTCTCTACCGAAGATTTAAAACGAGAGCACATTCCTTTTATTGTAAAATGTGGCGGACAAATTGAACCTGTAAAAGTGTTAAGCCAAACTGAAACCAAAGAAAAAGGCAAAAAAAGCACTCTCATAATTACCAAAGAAATGCTCGAAGAAGGCATGTCTCCCGAAGAAATAGCAAAAAAAAGAGACCTTACAGAATCTACTATTTACGGGCATTTGAATAAATTAAAAACACAATTTCCAGAATTAAATTTCTCCTCCTACATTGCATGCGATCCGCACATTGTAGATCGTGTGCGCAACCTCGTTGATAATTTAAATTTTGAAGATGGCGAAATAAGATTAAAACCTATTTACGACACACTGAAAGAAGAAATCCCCTATTCCGAAATACGAAAAGCTTTACTTTTAGTCTAA
- a CDS encoding mevalonate kinase family protein — protein MNYPSFFAKILLFGEYGIIENAKGLTIPYNFYKGTLKFTDISRENKSRESLKKYAQYLDQNMPQQFDIERLNADLEKGMFFDSNIPQGYGVGSSGALVAAIYDEYAVEKLAKNQLSKKEISELKHTFSQMESYFHGKSSGIDPLICYMNIPLLIHSKEEIDTIGIPQNANGKGAVFLINSGTPGETEPMVQIFFQKLKQEGFRKTLRKEFTKYNDACIEAIVKGKKEPLFKNLKNLSTWAFVHFKPMIPSKLLNAWEKGIQTNDYYLKLCGSGGGGYVLGFAEDFEKAKEALSDFQLEPVYRF, from the coding sequence ATGAATTATCCTTCTTTTTTCGCTAAAATTTTACTCTTTGGAGAATATGGCATCATCGAAAACGCCAAGGGGCTCACGATTCCGTATAATTTCTACAAAGGGACTTTGAAATTTACCGACATTTCGCGTGAAAACAAATCTCGCGAAAGCCTTAAAAAATATGCGCAGTATTTAGACCAAAACATGCCGCAACAATTTGACATTGAAAGGCTCAATGCAGATTTGGAAAAAGGGATGTTTTTTGACTCAAACATTCCGCAAGGTTATGGTGTGGGTAGCTCGGGCGCACTCGTCGCTGCGATTTACGACGAATATGCGGTTGAAAAATTAGCCAAAAATCAATTATCTAAAAAAGAAATTTCTGAGCTTAAGCACACATTCTCTCAAATGGAATCCTATTTCCATGGGAAAAGTTCGGGCATTGATCCACTGATTTGCTACATGAATATTCCGCTTTTGATTCACTCTAAGGAAGAAATCGACACGATTGGTATTCCGCAAAATGCCAATGGCAAAGGTGCCGTTTTCTTAATCAATTCGGGAACTCCTGGCGAAACGGAACCCATGGTGCAAATCTTTTTCCAAAAATTGAAGCAAGAAGGTTTTAGGAAAACGCTTAGAAAAGAATTTACCAAATACAACGATGCTTGTATAGAAGCCATTGTAAAAGGTAAAAAGGAACCTCTGTTCAAAAACTTGAAAAACCTTTCTACTTGGGCTTTCGTTCATTTTAAGCCCATGATTCCTAGCAAATTACTAAACGCTTGGGAGAAAGGAATCCAAACGAACGATTACTACCTTAAACTCTGTGGTAGCGGTGGCGGTGGCTATGTTTTAGGCTTTGCAGAAGATTTCGAAAAGGCAAAAGAAGCACTTTCCGATTTTCAGCT